A part of Cardiobacteriaceae bacterium TAE3-ERU3 genomic DNA contains:
- a CDS encoding ShlB/FhaC/HecB family hemolysin secretion/activation protein, translated as MTTYRLPILALLAIPCLGWSAVPASQLLDQAQKHQNTLIQSHTFEPFQPTELDLDALKKPSEPPTSSDGESCQQIAQIAIDNSEVPSFNDYLFQAAADAGYTGTKNKASSVYNLAAPLPCLSVGDMEKLVTSAQNNLIDDGWVTARVLIPEQNIKTGKLTIALLPGLFNQVTVPQDNAEQNNIHRLRTANALPVTSGEALNLRDIEQGLENFRRLPTVSAQIDIAPGEQMGSSDLVVHWAQKNIPLRISMGLDNGGSKDTGKYLGSIHASYDNPLRLNDIFSLSYTRNLLPGSKETDISGHSDTGETNNYSLSYSLPYKYWSLALGHSQYYYDQIVAGQTKNYHYSGKSKQWQADLSYVAYRNQRSKVTLTAGLWAKRNFNFVNDTEVGVQRRQTGGWQIGARQLTYFPQGTLSSAINYKQGERWFGAIPAPEEVFDEGTAKMGIVTVDVNWNMPFQIANQQFDWDTQWHGQYNTTKLTPVDRLSIGGRYTVRGFEGGLSLSAERGGYTQNNIAWHYLPNHRIYLGLDAGYVSGSTARQLPGKYLIGTALGIKGSHNWHGKWDYDAYIGKALVQPGGFEPDKLTVGFSFNYQLPL; from the coding sequence ATGACTACCTATCGCCTCCCCATACTCGCCTTATTAGCCATACCTTGTTTGGGTTGGTCTGCTGTACCTGCCTCGCAGTTACTTGATCAAGCCCAAAAACATCAAAATACGCTGATACAAAGCCATACATTTGAGCCATTTCAACCCACAGAATTGGACTTGGATGCTTTAAAGAAACCATCAGAACCCCCCACCAGTTCTGATGGTGAAAGTTGTCAACAGATAGCACAGATTGCCATCGATAACAGTGAAGTACCTTCTTTTAATGACTACTTGTTTCAAGCGGCGGCTGATGCAGGGTATACGGGTACTAAAAATAAAGCATCCAGCGTTTACAATCTGGCCGCGCCTTTGCCTTGTCTCAGTGTTGGCGATATGGAGAAGCTGGTAACTTCAGCACAGAACAATTTGATTGATGATGGCTGGGTAACGGCTCGTGTATTGATCCCTGAACAAAATATCAAGACCGGCAAACTGACTATTGCATTGTTGCCGGGTTTATTTAACCAGGTCACTGTTCCTCAAGATAATGCCGAGCAGAATAATATTCACCGTTTACGTACCGCGAATGCGCTACCTGTGACATCAGGTGAAGCTCTGAATCTGCGTGATATCGAACAGGGGCTGGAAAATTTCAGACGCCTGCCTACAGTTTCAGCGCAAATAGACATTGCTCCAGGTGAACAAATGGGAAGCAGTGATCTTGTTGTGCACTGGGCTCAAAAAAACATACCTTTACGTATTAGTATGGGGCTTGATAATGGTGGGTCGAAAGATACGGGAAAATACTTGGGCAGCATTCATGCTTCTTATGACAATCCACTGAGATTAAATGATATTTTTTCTCTTTCCTATACCCGTAATTTATTACCCGGTAGTAAAGAAACAGACATCAGTGGCCATAGCGATACCGGTGAAACAAACAACTATAGTTTGAGCTATTCACTACCTTATAAATACTGGTCTTTAGCCCTGGGTCATAGTCAATACTATTACGATCAGATCGTTGCGGGACAAACAAAAAACTACCACTACAGCGGTAAAAGCAAGCAATGGCAGGCTGATTTATCTTATGTTGCTTACCGTAACCAGCGTAGCAAGGTGACACTGACCGCTGGTCTATGGGCCAAGCGGAACTTTAACTTTGTCAACGACACGGAAGTAGGTGTACAGCGCAGACAAACAGGTGGCTGGCAAATCGGTGCCAGGCAATTGACCTATTTTCCGCAAGGCACCCTGAGTAGCGCCATCAATTACAAGCAAGGTGAACGCTGGTTTGGTGCAATACCTGCTCCGGAAGAAGTGTTTGATGAAGGCACCGCGAAAATGGGTATTGTGACTGTCGATGTAAATTGGAATATGCCTTTTCAAATCGCAAATCAGCAATTTGACTGGGACACTCAGTGGCACGGTCAATACAATACAACCAAATTGACACCTGTTGACAGATTGAGCATTGGTGGTCGTTATACTGTTCGGGGATTTGAAGGCGGGTTATCGCTATCAGCCGAAAGAGGCGGATATACGCAAAACAATATCGCATGGCATTATCTACCGAACCACCGGATTTATTTGGGGTTGGATGCGGGCTATGTAAGTGGCTCGACCGCCCGTCAGTTGCCCGGCAAGTACCTGATTGGCACAGCACTTGGCATTAAAGGCAGTCATAACTGGCATGGCAAGTGGGATTATGACGCCTACATTGGCAAAGCACTTGTCCAACCCGGTGGTTTTGAACCAGACAAATTGACAGTAGGTTTTTCCTTTAATTACCAACTTCCACTGTAA